The window GTGAACTCGGTCATGTCTTGGCTCTGAAGGGCGCTTGTGGTGATGGTGTGTTGGTTGTTGCTCACAGCGGTGGGGGTGGCTGTCGCTATCCTCGCTGATGCTGCCGTGGTCACCCAGCCGCTCACGCGGCTCGGCGACTGCCACTGCAACGACCTCACAGAAAGTCGGAGCATCTTTCGCGATGCCCCTCTCGCTAAGGCAGGAAACAAACAACCGAAAAGGCGCGGCGCCCTACGCGTTAGACGCACCGTGAGACAGATTCAAAGACGCGAGTGTGCCTGCGCTCCAAACGTCGATCAGCCGCCGCTAAAGGACGGAAGAGAGGGATGACGATGATGGGGAAAGATGAGCTTGTGCGAAGgacggcacgcacgccgacACGCATGAAGGGAAGCCACAACAAAGGTAAAACGCAGAATAGACCCACGGTGCCGATGCAGCTGGCCGCTTCTAAGAGTGTGAGAggatgggaggagggggaggggatatAGGCTGCGATACTCGATACAGATcggtgtatgtgtgtgtgtgtgtgtgtgcgtgtatggaagggggagggggaaggacgAAGGCGTCCGCCAAGCGAAATGGCGTatgcgtgcgcttgtgcgcctGTGCCCTTGGATGGCCTCGTCCCCGCTTGTCGACCTTTTAGGCTCGCAATGACccccgccactgccacctGCCTGTGTTCTCTATGAAGGCTTGTATGTcccttgcgtgtgtgtgcgtgtgtgtcggtgctggcaccggagagagaaaaagcaAGCAAGGACGAGCACTTACGCCCACAGCCGTGCACACAGGCGTATATCGGTGGGTTCGACACGCCAcggcaagagagggagggtaCAGAGAGCCGCACGTGCGAAAGTGAGATCCTGGCCTGTGCGTCAGCGCCGATGAGCTCGCTTGTGTGAGGTGACACGCTGATGGCTCCTGGGCTCTGCAACGTTATAGCGAGCGGCACTGCTCGGTCAGCACACATCACCGCACATGCAATAAGGCAttgaggaaagagggagcggCGATGCGGTAGTGTGCCGCACGGCAACTGCGCCACCGAGGCACGACGTGATGCGTACATTCGCAGCTCACAGACGGCAGTGctcatgtgtgtgcgtgttgggAGAGGGTGTACAAGacagctgcaggagcagagagagagcgaccCGCCTTCTCTCCGCATCGACAGGGCCTGAACACtggcacacgtacgcacactCAACATCGCAACAGCGTGTGGgagcgcacgtgtgcgtgtgagtcTGGTGCTGCATCCTTCATCTAGTGCGGTTTCCAAGGACACGTATGGGCATGCGTCCAAGTGCATGAAAGCGGGGACGCAAACATGGCCCGCACACCCGACAGCCACGGCCACAGAGCGGGAGAGAACTGCAGACGGTCCAAGcagggcacacacacccgaCTTTGcacatgtacacacacacacacacacacaatcacCGAAGCGGCGACCGAGAAGTGAGGGCAAGAAATAGATGTACAGCGGTGAGAGGAGAGACGAGGAGAGGTGCCAGCGGCCGTCTTCagcagggggaggaggggtgggcggcTCGAAGAACAGGCGtatatatacacacgcacacacagctgTGGCTCCTGATATGGAAGCAAAAACAGTTTCGGCGGCTGCAggcccccctccgccccatCAAGGGTGCGACATAAAATCGACGAACTCGCCGCGcgtggagaagagagaacCGGGATTTGATTGCGCGGCCAGTGGGGCCGCTGAGGCCGCGGTGTGCGCGGAGTTGGTTGCGCGGGTATGTCCaatgcgctgccgcaccgccgcgtacCGCGAAGACGCCTCCGCCTGCTCCGCGATAGAAACGGATGATAGCGGCGGCGAAATGGTTGAGGGTGAGCGGCGAGTaacgctgcagccgctgcaatGGGTCCCGCTGCACGACAGACGGTGCACGCTGTGCCGCGCACGCCTTGGTGAGGTGTCAGGGGCAGGATGGgctccctctccgctgccgccacatTCCGCTACCGCAGAGGAAGCCGGAGACGAGACCGCCGTCGTTGCGGGGTAGGCTGGAAGGTCGATGGAGTCGAGGAGGGGGACGCCGTCGAAGACGGTGCGTTGGGCCGCTAgctgctgatggcgctgcaCTTGTTCGCCCTCGTCCACGCGCATGCCAGATCGAGAGTGACGCTTTCCGTTGAAGAGCTGGCGACGTGGCTTCTCATCTGCGCTGGCGttgtcaccgccgctgccgcccccctTGCGAACAGGCCCCAGCCATGGGTGACCCAagagctccgccgccgtcgcgcggAGGTCCTTGTCGTACACAAAGCACAAGTCCAAGAAGCtgtgcagctccgccgagACGTGCacgtccgccggcagctgcggcggagaTGCGGCGCAGTTCGCGATGCGGAAGAGCACCGCAGACGGGTTGGTCAGGTCGGCGCCGAAGGGTTTCGTGCCGGTGACCATCTCGTACACGGTGACGCCAACACTCCAGATGTCGGCGCTGGTGGTATAGCCGACCGAGCGAGCACCAAGACGGCCCTTCTTGACAATGCTCTTGAGTGGATTGTAGTAGCTCGATGACGAGtacagcggcggtggcgaggcggATGCGTCAGGTACCGTGTGCGCCaggccgctgctggtccAGTCCTCGCTGAAGCTGCCGCTGAAGCTGCCGCTGTTtgcgtcgccgtcgatggTGACTGCGCACGCGTTGCCAAGCTCCAAATCTTcatcgccatcgtcgtcgtcctcgacgccgccgttgaTCACCTCTGGCGCCATGTACCACGGCGTTCCCACCGCTGTCTGCAGGTAGCCTTGACGCCCGCCGTTGCGGTGGCGCGGGGAgttgccctcttcctcctttcccaTGCCTTTTCCGCCACGTTCTGCATGCGCTGggcgcgtcggcgtcgtcgcgtCGACCTGCTTTGCGACCCCGAAGTCGGCCAACTTGCACCGCCCATCCGGCGTGATGAGGATGTTTGCCGGCTTCACGTCACGGTGGCACACGTGCATGGTCTTGTGCAGGTAGTGCAGTGCCTCGAGGACATCGCGGGTATACGCACGGGCGACGTTCTCGCGCAAAGGGCCGCAGCGCGTCAACACGTAGTCTAGCGAGCCGCCACTTACGTACTCCATTATAATCTGAATGccgatggcgcagcggcgggcgccgTAATACTCGACGAGGTTGGTGTGTTGTGCCTCGCGCATATATGCGAGCTCACTCAAAATGGCAGCCAGCTCCGTGTCGTCTTCGTCAGCGACGCTGGGTTCCATGTAGGCAAGTTCCTTGATGGCGACGAAGTGCCCTCTGGCGTGATCGAAGCCCTCGTAAAcaacgccgcggccgccCACCCCAAGCTTGCGATTGAGCTTCACCACGGCCTCCATGcttctctttgtgtgtgtgtgtatccgTATCTGTCGGGGTGGAGTTCGTGGAGAATGCTGCGGTGAGATGGCAACCAACAGGAGACGGCGAGAGATTagaggtgggggagaggaggagagacggGTCAGTCCCCCTCTGCCGacctctcacacacacggaggTTTTCCTTCGCGTGTATCTGcatttgtgtgtgcgtgggtggggagaccaacagagagagaaggggctgggggggggggtgacgGCACAGTGCACCCCTGCCACTGAGCGCGTGTatccgtgtgcgcgccggcCTGCGTGGGGGATTGCCTTTGACATGGATGAGTGCATCAGTGGCTTTTGCCTTCTATGTGTCAACCCACAGCCCGCATGACAAcggtgtggtggtgggaggcacacacgcctcCGTGCACCATGTCGCAGGGCTCTGtgcacccaccccctctccccactcgGTGTGTGGCGAAGCCgggcagcccctcccctcccctattCCGGCCAATGCACAGCCCCTTCTCGTGGTGAGAGGGCCAAGCGCCTGCGACGTTGGGGAGTCGGAGAGACTCAGCGCCACTCACGTCGGCGGTCCGAcggtggacggcgttgcaccggagcgacctgcagcactgcacacgcgtgcgccatccatatgaCGGGCAGAGTGTGCCGACGTGGCTGGGAcgtatcccacccggccctcgctgcttAGTGGTGCGGGGCGGCTCAGGCGCCCCACGAGGGATGTGCACCACGTGGCAACCAGCATGGCTggggcggctgcgaggcgacctgGGATGCGGGCGGGTGCGTTGCCTTTGAggcgggggccgtgctgAGATGACCGGgccggcgcgttgctgtggcgcgcgtgtctacggctgctccGCACCGCGCGatgcgagggggaggggccctGTGGCAGGCCTGGGGAAGGAGTGGGAGGGGCATAGCGCAGCTTACTTCGTGTTCTATGGCAGAAAAACGGACACGTTGGCACGATAGATGTAATTCTAGTATGAACAGGTCAGCAGGGTGACACGCAAGCACAGCCACAGCTCGTCAACCTCTGCTGCTCACTGCTGCTACGTCGACGAGCTGGGCGAGTCAACACAACCTGACATCCTTCAGCCCAGTGCAAAACCACTGCATACAGCGTAGCCGAGGTCCAGGATTACGCTCAGCATcaccgcaacgcagcagACGCAGAAAAGCAGTAGGCGGATGCGCATCCTTGTTGAATCACCGGCTGGATTCGTAGTGAGCCGGTGCAAAAGTGGTTATGACCGCATGTCCCTCCGGCACGGCGCCAGCCCAGAGCTGGACGCCGGACACTGGGACTCCGCCAGCCGTGCCCGAGGCCGGGCGGCAGACTGCTTCGAGTCTCCACGGAGCAAGCACGGGACCCTGTGACGCCACGCGCTAGGATGGCCGTCATCTTCAGGGGCTCCTGATGGTCACAAGAAACGAGAAAAGGCGGCAGGGATAGAGCTGCGCCATCTATGGCCGGTGAGAGAAGCACACAGGCACAAAAACACGTcggaggaaaagagaacgggtgggagggaggccAGGATGCGCACACAACGCCGAGCCGTAACATCGGCCTTCccgcctcttctttttcgccGCACACACCTATGGCTCGACGCTCACGATTGGGTGCGCACGGAGCACGATCTGCAGATGGTACGACTCCACTGTCTTGTCCTCGGAGTTGTTGATAAAGATCCACACCGGCCACCGTCCCTCCTGCTGAccaggcggcagcgtcaggAGGTCGAACTGAAGACGGATGAACTGCGTGTCGCTTGGGGCCAGCGTGAACTTCGACGGGTTCACGCGGAGGTTGAACTTGTAGTTGTGATGCACCTGGAAAACCTCCTCGCGGTCTCCGCGATTTACAAAtgtgaggcggcgcagcacaggGCCCTTCACTTCTGCGAGGGAGAGCTCGATCACCTGTGAGTACGTCGGCGTGGGGTGCACAGTGGGCACAGTCACCAGCGTCTTCTTGAGCGTATCGTCCTTCAGGGTGTGAAGAAGCATGCGCTGCGTGCCGACGTCGCGGgggtgcaggcgcagcacgtaCGACGCCccgcgccgctccaccgtgacggcggtgtcgcTGCAGTACATGTCGCGCGTCCCCTCCGCAGGCAGGCCCAGCGCCGTTGTCTGACCCCAATAGATGTCCCGCGTCATGAAGCTCTCACAGGCGAAGATGCACAGTTCCCACGTTTCGTACAAGCGACTCATAGCGGCGTCGTAGAAGAGCGTCACGTACTCGATACGCTGGCGGCCGACTTCCTTCGGTATCTCTGTCGTCACAGTTGCCTCCTCCCACGCGGTGATGTAGGCCTGCGTGATGGGGTCCAGCACCACATTCGTGCTTACGGACGTCTTCTCGCCCGACGTGGCGACGAAGGCACAGAGCTcacgcatgcgctgcagcagggcggcgctgccggtcGTGACGGGAAAGCTCGCAGACGAGAAGGTGCGGGAGAGGATACGCTTGGACACCTCCGTGCCAGGTGCACCGAAGATCTCGTAGCGCCGGTccaccaccggcggcaccacggtggcgcgcacgcggatGCAGCAGACCAGCTCCCGCGTCTCAGAGTAAACGCGCACCGTGatgttctgctgctgctggtggtggttcgcGCCActcccgccgccaccgccggtggCTTGCGTCATGGAGAGCCGTATCGCCAGCGACAGCTCCGTCTTCTCGCGCGGCCCCAACACAAAGTTGGCCGCGCCTATGACGGTGCAGACGTCGGTGTCCCTCGGGTCCACCTCCACAAAGTACTCCATGGCGCAATAGAAGGGGTTCGCGAAGGACGTCCGCAC is drawn from Leishmania infantum JPCM5 genome chromosome 25 and contains these coding sequences:
- a CDS encoding putative protein kinase, giving the protein MEAVVKLNRKLGVGGRGVVYEGFDHARGHFVAIKELAYMEPSVADEDDTELAAILSELAYMREAQHTNLVEYYGARRCAIGIQIIMEYVSGGSLDYVLTRCGPLRENVARAYTRDVLEALHYLHKTMHVCHRDVKPANILITPDGRCKLADFGVAKQVDATTPTRPAHAERGGKGMGKEEEGNSPRHRNGGRQGYLQTAVGTPWYMAPEVINGGVEDDDDGDEDLELGNACAVTIDGDANSGSFSGSFSEDWTSSGLAHTVPDASASPPPLYSSSSYYNPLKSIVKKGRLGARSVGYTTSADIWSVGVTVYEMVTGTKPFGADLTNPSAVLFRIANCAASPPQLPADVHVSAELHSFLDLCFVYDKDLRATAAELLGHPWLGPVRKGGGSGGDNASADEKPRRQLFNGKRHSRSGMRVDEGEQVQRHQQLAAQRTVFDGVPLLDSIDLPAYPATTAVSSPASSAVAECGGSGEGAHPAPDTSPRRARHSVHRLSCSGTHCSGCSVTRRSPSTISPPLSSVSIAEQAEASSRYAAVRQRIGHTRATNSAHTAASAAPLAAQSNPGSLFSTRGEFVDFMSHP